From Bradyrhizobium erythrophlei:
CGCTTGTATCTCGGCCTCCTATTCAGTTGCGCGGCAGAACAGGAGTCCTCGCAGCAGCTTGATAGTCCCCGCAATCGCAACGTCGTGTCGAACGTTGCTAAGGAGGAGGAAATGTGGTGCCGGCAAAACCGGGCAGCGTTTCCTCTTGAGCCCCATAGCGCACCATCGGCACTACGGGCGGGCCGTATGGATCGATCCGGTCGTCCTGAGGGCGATAACGATATCGTGGAACAATATAGGAATCCCAGTAAGGAGTTAGCCTTACTACGGGCACCCTGACGATAAGCCTCACCCGTGGTTCACGAACGACCTTGGCCTTCCGCGCATGGGCTGCGGCACTAAACGTCCCCAGGTTACACAGCACCAAGGCCGTTCCGAGAGCGAACGCGGTCATTATCCTCATACCTCAGCCTCCTTGCCACAGATTCAAATCAACGAGCACCTGGTCATGATCGTTCCAGCTGCGCGGGGCTAAACTTCAGGGCGGGGGTGGGCGAGGCGAGGATTGTGGTGCATTGCTGGCGCTCGACTCATGCAGCCGGGATGCGAGCTGTTTTACGGCATTCCATAGACATGTGTCGCGATGTACATGGCCAGCATCCCGAGTGGAAAGCCTCCGAAAACTTGCAAGGCCGGATGACCACGCGTCGGGCCGTAGAAGTAATACCCGATAACGAACAGCACTAGCCAAGCGACAAAGACGCCGATCACGCATATGTCAAACCGTGACCTGAAAAAGTGCGAAATGTTGTTATGCGGCGTCCCATAGAGACGTGTCGCGAAGTACATGGCCAGCATTCCCGGGAGAAAGCCTGCGAAAGCATGCAAAGCCGGACGGCCGGGCGTCGGGCCGTAGAAGAAATACCCGATCGCGAAGATCAACATCCACGTAACAAGGACAGCGATCACGTAATGGCCAAGCCGTGACCCGAAAAAGTGCGACAGAAGGCTCATCGCGAGGTCCTTTCCTATCAGCAGCCAAAGTTTCGCCTTCGACTCCGCCGCGTCTTCCAGGTCGGCGAAGTTTTGCAGCATCTCCGCGCGATGCCGTTGCAGAAATGACGGCGGGTAGAGTTCCAACAGGCGCGCGTAGAGGCGTAGCGATCGGGACTGCTTTAGCCGCGCGGGGCTCGTCATGGCGTCATGCGGTCCCGAGTTGGCGGCGCGCGACGCGGGCCACGCGCGACAGCCGCTCGGTTTCCGCGCGCAACGTGGTTTGGCCAAGCGCCGTGAGCTTGTAGTAAATGCGTCGCGGGTCCTGAGTGTTGCTCTTGGCAACCAGACCCGCCTCGATCATACGGTCGAGCGAGCCGTACAGCGTTCCCGGCCCCATTTTCACCGCATCTCCCGAATCCGCCTTGACCTGCTGCATGATGTCGTAGCCGTGGCGCTCCTTGCCGAACAAGGCGAGCAGGATGTGGAACACGGCGGGTGTTAGCGGCAGTGGCGGTTCCGGCTTGGTCATGCACCCCATGATATATCCGTAACAGATATAGTCAATAGCAACGATGAATTGCACCACGATGCTCGGTAATGTCGCCATTTGGCACGAAACGGACATGCCGACCCTATTGAGCGATGTCCGTTGTTGGGGGGTAGACCGGAAGTCGCCGCTGTCCTGTCAAACCGACGCGATTGACCGTGCGCCCCGAGGGCGCGAACTACCAGTGAGGGAGGGTCTCACCCGGATAATTGTCGATTGGTCCGGAAGCTGGCAGGCGGCACGGCCGGGTAACTGGTTGGGTCGGAGCCCTGCGACGAAGGCGGCCTTGGGCCGCTGAGCGATCCGATGGGCTGTAACAAAGTGAAGCCCGAGCAGGCCTCGAAAGTTCTAATGCGGATGCCGACCCTCCGGTCATTTGGGGAAGGCCGCACGTGTGGGGAAGCAATCGACACGCGCACCCACGCGATCCGCCGGGGTAGTGGGTACGGCACGTCGGAAGGGTGGTTCGCAGTTACAGGGGGAGACCCGTCGCGGACGAGGGTAGCGGCCTCAGCATCGCATCAGGCGGTGGTCACGGTGGGAGTCGGACGGGGCAGTAGGAGCGTTGATGCCGGGTAATGCCGGCGGAGCAAAGGGCCCCGACTTCTGGTGCGCTTTTGAAGATGGTGAGGTGAAGGTGATTGGCGATGAGCCTGACAACGCCTGATAAAGTCCGGAGCCTTCAGAGAAAGCTCTACTGCAAAGCCAAGGCGGAGCCCACCTTCCGCTTCTATTTGCTCTACGACAAGATCTGTCGCGAGGACATCCTGGTCCACGCCTATCGGCTCGCCCGCGTTAATGCGGGTGCACCGGGTGTGGATGGGATGACGTTTGCTCGCATCGAGAAGCAGGGCCTGGAAGCATGGTTGGCGGGCTTGCGCGCGGAACTGGTCTCGAAGACGTACCGACCCGATCCGGTGCGGCGGGTGATGATCCCCAAAGCGAATGGTGGCGAGCGTCCGCTCGGCATTCCGACCATTCGTGATCGTGTGAATCAGACCGCCGCCAAGATCGTGATCGAACCCATCTTCGAGGCTGACTTCGAGGACAATGCCTACGGCTACCGGCCCGCTCGCGGGGCGGTGGATGCGGTCAAGGAAGTGCACCGGCATTTATGCCGGGGCTATGCTGACGTAGTTGACGCTGATTTGTCCAAGTACTTCGATACGATCCCGCATTCCGAGCTGATAAAGTCAGTAGCCCGGCGTGTCGTGGATCGAAACGTCCTGCGCCTCATCAAGATGTGGCTGAGGGCGCCGATCGAGGAACGGGACGCGGACGGAACGCGGCGCATGAGTGGCGGCAGGGGAAACACGCGCGGCACACCGCAAGGCGGCGTCGCAAGTCCACTGCTGGCTAACATCTACATGAACCGGTTCCTGAAGCATTGGCGTTTGACTGGATGCGACGACACGTTCCATGCTCACGTCGTCTCCTATGCTGACGACTTCGTTATCCTCAGCCGCGGTCGCGCGGCGGAGGCATTAGCGTGGACGAAGGCGGTGATGACCAAGCTCGGGTTGACGATCAACGAGGCGAAGACTTCGTTGAGAAACGCCCGACAGGAACGCTTCGACTTCCTCGGCTACTCGTTCGGCGCGCATCGGTTTGAGGCGAACGGGAATTGGTATCTGGGTGCGAGCCCGTCCAAGAAGAGTGTGCAACGGCTCAAGACAAGGATCGGCGATCTTCTGGTGCCGAGCAATATCGATCCATGGCCGGAAGTATGTGACAAGCTGAACAGGTCTCTGCGAGGCTGGTCCAACTACTTTGGCTACGGCTCGCGGAGCAAGGCATACCGTAGCGTCGACCAATACGTCTTTGAACGTCTGCGCAGGTTCCTCGCGCGAAGGCACAAGGTGCAAGGGCGCGGCAATCGCCGATTCACATTCGATGTCATTCATCGAGAACTCGGGGTTCTGTGCCTCCAACGCCTGCCCCGAGTAGCCCCGTCGCGTGCCTCGCGGTGAAGCCGGTCGGAAAGCCGGATGCCGGCAATCGGCTCGTCCGGTTTGATGAGCGAGGATGGGAAACGGGGCGTTGGCCATAGGCCCCAACTACCGCGCCCATCCTCGACTCTACCATCAGCGACGTGGCTAGATTTCGCGCATCACCTCAGGGCGCGAGCACGTGCCGGGTCGCGCCCGTTGCCGTCCGTCACGCCCACGCGTCACGTTATGGAACGCGCGTCGTTATTCAGGCTTGATGTTGGCGAGCTTGATCACCTTGGCCAACGTTCGTCGGCAACTCAAATTGGAAAATCGAGCCTTTGTCGATCCCCCGCGTCACCCAAATACGGCCGTTATGGCTTTCGATAATAGAATGGCAGATAGAAAGGCCAATTCCCATACCACGCTCTTTGGTCGTGAACATCGGGTTGAAAATACGATCGTGGTTGGATGGATCGATACCCGTGCCAGTATCCTCGACGGCCACGTGAACAAAATTTGGTTTGCTAGTGCAGGATCGTATGCTCAATATTCGCGGCTCTACCTGCATCGCCTCAATGGCGTTCATGACCAAGTTTAAAACGACTTGCTGCAATTGAACTCTGTCGCCTTCCAAGGCCGGGAGTGATTCATCGAGTTCTGTGTGCAGCTCTACCCCATGCTTCTGCAACTCGTGGCGCACAATAGCAAGAACCGTGAAGATCAGCTTGTTGATGTCGATTGGGTTTCTCGCCTGCGTTTCCTTTTTGAGCATTCCGCGAAGGCTTGTGATGATTTCACCTGCACGGAGACCGTTACTTTCGATTTCATCCAGCGCGTCTCGCGCCTTTTCTATGCTTGGCTCTCGCAATGCAAGCCATTGTCGGGCGGCACTGGCTTGGATTACAATCCCGGTTAGTGGTTGATTGATCTCATGAGCAATGGACGCCAAAAGGACCCCCGTAGTCGCTAGGCGATTCATGTGGACCAGCTCAGCCATTGTCCGCTGTAATTCAGCCGTCCTTTCCATCACCTTCATCTCAAGTTCGTCGCGGGCTTTACGAACTTCCTCCTCAACGCGGCGCCGTTCATGAATCAAGTTCGTGCTGCGGAAGGCTGTCGCCGCATGATTCGCAGCCACTGTAAGCAGCATCCTGTCAGTTTCGGTTGGGAAGTTGCTACGCTCACAGCCGACGGCTAGAAGACCAGCGTACGCGTTGAACCCGATAGGAATAATAATACCGCGGAGCGATTTCAGTCTGTCATCAAAGCCAACAACATTTGGAATGATCTGCCTACGCAAAGACCCATCGAAAGTAGAAAATTGGGCCTGCAGCCAGTCTAAAAATTCGCTGGTGGCGCATCCACTCGTAACGTCGATCGTTACCTCTCCGGTGGGATCGAGCAAGCGCACGAACGCAAAATCAAAACCCAACGACCCCGCCAGGATGTCGGCCAGTCCGGCGGCAATCGTGCGCGGTTCGATCCCGATCCATCCCGCCGGGATGGTCGAAAGTGCGACCAAATCCCGAAGCGCTGCTCGCAGCCGCAGATTCTCGTCAGCCATCACTATCAGTGTGCTTGGATCGTGCGGCGCCGAGCCGATTTTCTCTCTCGGAGTTCAAGGAGGAACTGGTCTGGAGGAACAAAGAACGGGTTCTCCTGGAGCACCCCTCCGACAATCACGACGGGGTGAACCCGCAACATGTCCATCACCAAGCTGGCACTGAAGTTCGTCAGATCGTAGGTGCAGATTACCGGATCGTTGTATTTGGAGACCGCGTAGTTGACGCGAGTCTCGTATTCCAACCAGTTATCTTCGCCTGCCTTGTCCACCAGGGACGGTTCCACGCGCGACACAAATCTGATGAGGGGATTACCGGCTGCCGCCCCTGATCCGAGCACCTCTTCGAGCAAGGCGAGCATCCCATCCTGATCGAAGCGATCGTCGCGCAGGTAAGCGTCCTGCCAGCGCCGCAGCTCCAGCTGTCCGGTTGCTATCGCCTGCTCCACATCTATGCCAGCTTCGGCGAGTCGCTTCAGATGATCCTCCCGCAGCTCGGGATCCACGATATGAAAAGCCTTGTCGCCCCGCGCGAACCCCTCTTTGATGAACGACCGAAGCACCATGTGCTGCTCGTCGAAGCCATTGAAAAAAGCGCAAATGTGACACTGTTTGCCAAGCACGCCATCAGCTACGTGGATGGGACATTCATTGCCTCTCATGATGGACCTCCGCGAAAATGGATTTCCGCCTCCCACCTGCAGGACATTTCGTGAACGTTAATCTTGAGGAGCATGAAGTCAAGCTCTCATTTTGCGGCTAAATTTGCGCAGTCACTCGCTCGTCATGATCCGAGTAGTGCGGCACGCGCATCTTCTTCTGCATGCTTTGCGACATCAGTGCACCTAAGAATCGCAAGTACAAACCGGAGTGACGATGCCGCATCCCACGCGCCAATCTTACCCGCCTGAGTGGATAATCGGTGCTGAGCTGATCGCGACCGCTTCTGGCACATCGCTTCATTTCGCTGGGCTGCGGAATTTGGTCGCTATAGGGGCATAGCGGACTCTGGCAAGCTGCAAGCCCGGCAGATTTACGCGCCATCGAAGTAATCGGCGCGGTGCTCGAAGGCTCCGACCGTCCGCTGCTCGTGACGTCCGGTGTGGCGCACCTCGCCCCCGGCCGCACGGCGACCAAGCAGGATGTGCCACCTTTCAACTCTCCTTCCTCGGGCCACTCTGCACCAGCGAGGGCACGCCGGCCGACAAGCAGATCGACGCCTGCAACAGGATCATCGCGCTGAAAGTGTTCGCCGGCGAGAAGCTGGCGACGATCTATTTCTGGCGCGCAGTCGGCTGGAAAGGGCGACTACGCCAAGGTGATCGCCGACACCACCGAAGCACTGCGGCTGACGCCCAATCGGCCGCCCTACAACATGCGCGGCTCGGCCTATTACGACAAAGGCGAATACGACATCGTCATCGCCGATTTCAACGACGCGCTGCGGATCGGGCCGCCCAACGGCACCATCTTCGACAACGGCGGCAACGCCTTCCGCTCCAAGGGAGATCTTGTCCACGCCATCGCCGATTACGACGAGGCGATCCGGCTGATGCCGAAGAATGCCTATTCGTACCAGAACCGCGGCTCGGCCAAGCAGGCGCTCGGCGACCTCGACGGGGCGCTCGCCGACATCAACGATGCGATCAGGTTTGATCCGGCATTGCCGTCCCCGCTGATCAACCGTGCGGTCATCTGGCGCGCCAAGGGCGACTTCGACCGCGCCATCGCCGACGCCACTGCGGCGATCGGACTGGCCAGGGCCAGGATGCCCGGCAATATCATGACGCCGCCGGGCAGCGTCCTTGATCTCGGCCTATAGCCAGCGCGGTCTCGTCTATGAAGCGAAGGGCGACTACGAGCACGCCAGACAGGATTTCAATGCCACGCTCGAAGGCGTGGCCGTGGAGCGGGCAGCAAGGCCAACCAGGCCACTGCAAGGGTGCGGCTGTCATTGCTGACGGATGCGTCTGCGCCCTCGCCACCGCCACGAACGACGCCGCAGACGGCGACATCAACACCAGCATCGCCGCTGACATCAACGCCCGCACCTCCACTCGCTGTCGCGGCGAGCGGCGACACCGGCCTGCGCGTCGCGCTGGTGATCGGCAATGGCGCCTATGCCAATGTCCGGGCGCTCCCCAATCCGCCCAATGACGCGCGTTCGGTCGCGAAAAGCCTGCGCGACATCGGCTTTGCGGTCTCGGAAGGCATCGATCTCGACCGCGTGGCGATGCAGAAGATGACCCGCGATTTCCTGCGCGACCCGGCCCGGGCGCAGGTCGCGGTGGTCTATTACGCCGGCCACGGCGTCCAGATCGACGGCCGCAACTACCTCATCCCGGTCGATGTGCGGCTTCGACGCCTGCCGCAACAATCCGCTTGAGCGGCAGGTCGCTTCCGCCGGACCGAACCGCGCCATCGAGGCCGGATCAGGGCTGGCGTCAGTGGCCGCGTTTGGCTCCGGTGCGTCACGTCACTTGGCGCCGGGACGTTGATCGCGTTCGCGACCGCGCCCGGCCAGGTCGCGGTCGACGGGGAAGGCGCTAACAACCCGTTCTCGGCAGCGCTGTCGCGCCACATCGGCGCGCCCGGAATCGAGGTGCAGCAGATCCTGACGCGGGTGCGCGCCGAAGTGGTCGCCAAGACCAGCGGCAAGCAGGTGCCGTGGTCGAACTCCTCGCTGCTGGGCGAGGTCTATCTGGCGGCAAAGCCCTAGAATTCAGGATTGGCGCGACGTCGCAGAGAGCGCCGGCTGCGCCAGATAGGCCAACAGCTTGGTCTCCCGCCGGCCCCGCGTCACGGTATCGAGCACCAGGCCCGAAGATACCGACAGCACTGCCAAGATCATCAGGCCCATCGCCAGCACCGCAGTCGGCAGCCGCGGCACGATGCTCTGTTCGAGATAGGTGACGATGACGGGAATCGCCAGGCCGATCGAAACCAGCGTCAGAAAGCCGCCGATCGCGCTGAAGAACCGCAGAGGCTTTTCCGACCGGTAGAGTTTCAGGATGGTACCGAGGATGCGAAACCCGTCGCGCCAGGTGTTGAGCTTGCTGACTGAGCCCGCCGGCCGCTCAAAGTACGGCGTTTCGATCTCCACCACTGGCAACGCCAGTTCGAGCGCGTGAACGCTGATTTCGGTTTCGATCTCGAAGCCGTCGGAAAGGATCGGAAAGGACTTGACGAAGCGTCGCGACAACACGCGATAGCCGGACAGAATATCCTTGAACGCCCGGCCAAACACCATCGACAGAAAACCGGTCAGCATCCTGTTGCCGAAGCGGTGCCCGGGCCGATAGGCGGCCTCAGCCCGGTCGACGCGAAGGCCCACCACCATGTCGAGACGATCCTCACGCAGCGCCGCGATCATCTTCGGTGAACTCGCTGCATCATAGGTGGCGTCGCCGTCGACCAGCACGTAGATGTCGGCATCGACGTCGGTGAACATGCGCCGCACCACGTGACCTTTGCCCTGGCGACGCTCGCTGCGGACCTGCGCTCCCGCCTCGCGTGCAACCGCCACGGTTCGATCCGTGGAATTATTGTCGTAGACGTAGATCTCGGCTTGCGGCAACGCCTTGCGAAAATCCCCGATCACCGTGGCGACCGCGGCCTCCTCGTTGAAGCAAGGCACGAGAACCGCGATCCGGATCGAGTGGGAAATCATGGCGACGACCGCGTGGGAAGGAGGGGGCCGATTGATTCTGCTTCAGCTAGCCGAACAGCAGACTACATAACCAAAGCATCGCCAGGCAATGGTATATATGGCGTGAAGATCGGCCGGGTCAAATCAGGTCTGCCCTACTCGCAAGGTTTCCGGTCACGATCGAGACCGCCGCTGCGCAAAATTACGCCGGCCGGCCGGGGCTACGGTTAGATCAAGAGCAGCCCCGCAGATCCCGGAAACACCGCAGACAATGCTGTAACTCAAATCCATAACAAGGCATAATCGAGTCGTGGGTGGATACCGGGCGGAGCAGCGGGGGAGGTCTCATCTATGACGCGGCATACCGCTTCGCGCTATCCGCTGCGCTTCGATGCCGATCTCGCGCAACTGTCCGGTCGGCGACGTGATCTGACCACAGAAATAGAGCCCGGGCACGATCGCCTCGCCCGTCACCAGCGGCATTCCGTGCCTGTCGAAGATGCCTTCCACATCAGGGATCAATTGGCGCAGGTCGGGGCGGAAACCGGTCGCAAGGATGATTGCGTCAAATGCTTCGCTGCTCCCGTCGTCAAAGATCACGCCGTCGGTGGCAAACCGGTCGATGCCCCCGCGTACCCTGATGGAGCCGTCCCTGATCCTGGCCAGCGTGCCGATGTCGATCAACGGCACGCGTCCATCCTCCTCGACCATCTGGCGCGGTCCCTTGGCCGCCCGGCGCGATCCCAGGCTTTCAATGCGACCGACGGCCAGCCGCAATATCGGCGCGTTGATCAGATCGACCATGCGCGCAGGCAAGCGGCGATAGAAGATGGCCCAGGTGAGAATCGGAAGACCCAGCAGTTCGCGCGGCAGTATCTGAACGGGGCTTCGAACCGCGAGAGCGACATTGACAGCGGCATTCGCCAGATCCAAAGCGATCTCGCCGCCTGAATTGCCGAATCCGACAACCAGCACACGTTTGCCCGCATAGG
This genomic window contains:
- the ltrA gene encoding group II intron reverse transcriptase/maturase yields the protein MSLTTPDKVRSLQRKLYCKAKAEPTFRFYLLYDKICREDILVHAYRLARVNAGAPGVDGMTFARIEKQGLEAWLAGLRAELVSKTYRPDPVRRVMIPKANGGERPLGIPTIRDRVNQTAAKIVIEPIFEADFEDNAYGYRPARGAVDAVKEVHRHLCRGYADVVDADLSKYFDTIPHSELIKSVARRVVDRNVLRLIKMWLRAPIEERDADGTRRMSGGRGNTRGTPQGGVASPLLANIYMNRFLKHWRLTGCDDTFHAHVVSYADDFVILSRGRAAEALAWTKAVMTKLGLTINEAKTSLRNARQERFDFLGYSFGAHRFEANGNWYLGASPSKKSVQRLKTRIGDLLVPSNIDPWPEVCDKLNRSLRGWSNYFGYGSRSKAYRSVDQYVFERLRRFLARRHKVQGRGNRRFTFDVIHRELGVLCLQRLPRVAPSRASR
- a CDS encoding sensor histidine kinase; protein product: MADENLRLRAALRDLVALSTIPAGWIGIEPRTIAAGLADILAGSLGFDFAFVRLLDPTGEVTIDVTSGCATSEFLDWLQAQFSTFDGSLRRQIIPNVVGFDDRLKSLRGIIIPIGFNAYAGLLAVGCERSNFPTETDRMLLTVAANHAATAFRSTNLIHERRRVEEEVRKARDELEMKVMERTAELQRTMAELVHMNRLATTGVLLASIAHEINQPLTGIVIQASAARQWLALREPSIEKARDALDEIESNGLRAGEIITSLRGMLKKETQARNPIDINKLIFTVLAIVRHELQKHGVELHTELDESLPALEGDRVQLQQVVLNLVMNAIEAMQVEPRILSIRSCTSKPNFVHVAVEDTGTGIDPSNHDRIFNPMFTTKERGMGIGLSICHSIIESHNGRIWVTRGIDKGSIFQFELPTNVGQGDQARQHQA
- a CDS encoding MEDS domain-containing protein; the encoded protein is MRGNECPIHVADGVLGKQCHICAFFNGFDEQHMVLRSFIKEGFARGDKAFHIVDPELREDHLKRLAEAGIDVEQAIATGQLELRRWQDAYLRDDRFDQDGMLALLEEVLGSGAAAGNPLIRFVSRVEPSLVDKAGEDNWLEYETRVNYAVSKYNDPVICTYDLTNFSASLVMDMLRVHPVVIVGGVLQENPFFVPPDQFLLELRERKSARRRTIQAH
- a CDS encoding glycosyltransferase family 2 protein, producing the protein MISHSIRIAVLVPCFNEEAAVATVIGDFRKALPQAEIYVYDNNSTDRTVAVAREAGAQVRSERRQGKGHVVRRMFTDVDADIYVLVDGDATYDAASSPKMIAALREDRLDMVVGLRVDRAEAAYRPGHRFGNRMLTGFLSMVFGRAFKDILSGYRVLSRRFVKSFPILSDGFEIETEISVHALELALPVVEIETPYFERPAGSVSKLNTWRDGFRILGTILKLYRSEKPLRFFSAIGGFLTLVSIGLAIPVIVTYLEQSIVPRLPTAVLAMGLMILAVLSVSSGLVLDTVTRGRRETKLLAYLAQPALSATSRQS
- a CDS encoding PadR family transcriptional regulator produces the protein MTKPEPPLPLTPAVFHILLALFGKERHGYDIMQQVKADSGDAVKMGPGTLYGSLDRMIEAGLVAKSNTQDPRRIYYKLTALGQTTLRAETERLSRVARVARRQLGTA
- a CDS encoding flavin-containing monooxygenase, encoding MGEAEARRRCRQRGVGEVDKFPAEGRLPDIDAIIVGAGPAGLACAATMQAVGLKATVLEKADGVGAVWRRHYDRLHLHTDRNHSGLPGMPMPNAFPTYPSREHLVQYLETYAARFDIRPVFNTTVSRIRRDGAQWCLDADRGTTSASVVVVATGIADAPYRPSWPGSELYRGAVVHSSDYRNPAPYAGKRVLVVGFGNSGGEIALDLANAAVNVALAVRSPVQILPRELLGLPILTWAIFYRRLPARMVDLINAPILRLAVGRIESLGSRRAAKGPRQMVEEDGRVPLIDIGTLARIRDGSIRVRGGIDRFATDGVIFDDGSSEAFDAIILATGFRPDLRQLIPDVEGIFDRHGMPLVTGEAIVPGLYFCGQITSPTGQLREIGIEAQRIARSGMPRHR